One genomic window of Desulfobotulus mexicanus includes the following:
- a CDS encoding MFS transporter has translation MKTDPKIRNNPPEEKASPSLTQTLCVAGTASLAIFMVNLDATVVNIVLPEISSLFGIRTSEASIFVLSYLLALTGTALIFGRLSDMKGPEKIFFLGYAVFVLGSLLCAFSWNVWSLALFRFVQGLGGAMIFATNAVIVIRYLPEKIRGRAFAFNGMMAGIGFALGSPVGGFLSHHFDWRMVFLVNIPVGLAGLFLGMYWLKKRELPAIRGSFDKAGAITSFLCLCFLVFSLHSWEESLLFSPEIIGGLAIALVAGFLFLKYQKKSDHPLMPLSLFRNAPLNFALAGTACYYILLQGLAIVFPFYFIDARGMTAFATGNLLFISPMISMLITPLAGWLCDRIGSRIPAMGGALLFIVSCIFFLNLTPASSTVWLMSCLVLYGLAMGFYCAPILTLTMSHARPETSGVLSSVKSVLPSIFGMLSVGIYATLYSTGESAGGIMEQAASQQGFQTIIWVSLGVSLFCFAVTFLSRDGRSEP, from the coding sequence AGGAACCGCATCCCTGGCCATTTTCATGGTAAATCTGGATGCCACGGTGGTGAATATCGTACTGCCGGAAATCAGCAGCCTTTTTGGTATCCGCACATCGGAAGCCTCCATTTTTGTTCTTTCCTACCTGCTGGCCCTCACGGGCACGGCCCTGATCTTTGGCCGCCTCAGCGACATGAAGGGGCCTGAAAAAATCTTTTTTCTGGGGTACGCTGTCTTTGTGCTGGGTTCTCTTCTCTGCGCCTTTTCCTGGAATGTCTGGTCCCTTGCCCTTTTCCGCTTTGTTCAGGGGCTGGGCGGAGCCATGATTTTTGCCACCAATGCGGTGATTGTCATCCGCTATCTTCCGGAAAAAATCCGTGGCCGAGCTTTTGCCTTCAATGGCATGATGGCGGGTATCGGCTTTGCTCTGGGTTCCCCCGTGGGTGGCTTTCTTTCCCACCACTTTGACTGGCGCATGGTCTTTCTGGTGAATATTCCCGTGGGGCTGGCGGGTCTGTTTCTGGGCATGTACTGGCTGAAAAAACGGGAGCTTCCAGCCATCAGGGGAAGCTTTGACAAGGCCGGTGCCATCACAAGCTTTCTCTGCCTCTGCTTTCTGGTCTTTTCCCTGCACTCATGGGAAGAATCCCTGCTCTTTTCGCCTGAAATTATCGGAGGACTTGCCATTGCCCTTGTGGCGGGATTTCTTTTCCTCAAATACCAGAAAAAATCCGACCATCCCCTCATGCCCCTTTCCCTTTTTCGCAATGCGCCTTTGAATTTTGCCCTGGCAGGCACGGCCTGCTACTATATTCTGCTGCAGGGGCTTGCCATAGTCTTCCCCTTTTACTTCATCGATGCCCGGGGCATGACGGCCTTTGCCACGGGAAACCTTCTCTTCATAAGCCCCATGATTTCCATGCTCATCACCCCTCTGGCGGGCTGGCTCTGTGACAGAATCGGCTCCCGGATTCCGGCCATGGGCGGAGCCCTTCTTTTCATTGTCTCCTGTATTTTTTTCCTTAACCTCACACCAGCCTCTTCCACAGTCTGGCTGATGAGCTGCCTTGTACTCTACGGGCTTGCCATGGGCTTTTACTGTGCGCCCATCCTCACCCTCACCATGTCCCACGCCAGACCGGAAACCTCCGGTGTTCTTTCCTCGGTGAAATCCGTGCTACCGTCCATTTTTGGTATGCTCAGCGTGGGAATTTACGCCACCCTCTACAGTACCGGAGAAAGTGCCGGGGGCATCATGGAGCAGGCCGCTTCCCAGCAGGGCTTTCAGACCATTATATGGGTCAGCCTCGGTGTCAGCCTTTTCTGTTTTGCTGTCACCTTTTTAAGCAGGGATGGCAGATCAGAGCCATAA
- a CDS encoding DUF2442 domain-containing protein: protein MMIKITEAKYMGDFRIELSFSDGMTGIFDGKTLLQRDGVLLQKLKDEFFFKRFFLDSGALSWPHGLELSPAKLYQNCKEHAAA from the coding sequence ATGATGATTAAAATTACTGAAGCAAAATATATGGGGGATTTCCGGATTGAATTGTCTTTTTCCGATGGAATGACCGGGATTTTCGACGGTAAAACCCTTCTTCAAAGAGATGGGGTTTTATTGCAGAAATTAAAAGATGAATTCTTTTTCAAAAGATTTTTCTTAGACTCCGGAGCGCTCAGCTGGCCCCATGGCCTTGAGCTGTCACCGGCAAAACTTTATCAAAACTGCAAAGAGCATGCGGCTGCATAA
- a CDS encoding DUF4160 domain-containing protein produces MPVLSIFFGIIIRMRHDDHPPPHIHAAYQGFEALVEIRTGNISEGHLPKKAAKIVKEWCFVHQIELLDNWERAQRFEPLERIRGADYDD; encoded by the coding sequence ATGCCAGTGTTATCAATATTTTTTGGTATTATTATCAGGATGAGGCACGATGACCATCCACCTCCCCATATCCATGCCGCTTACCAAGGGTTTGAAGCTCTGGTGGAAATCAGAACCGGCAATATAAGTGAGGGTCATCTTCCGAAAAAAGCTGCAAAAATAGTTAAAGAATGGTGTTTTGTGCATCAGATAGAACTGCTTGATAACTGGGAGAGGGCGCAGCGATTTGAACCTTTAGAGAGAATAAGGGGAGCGGATTATGATGATTAA
- a CDS encoding cyclic nucleotide-binding domain-containing protein: MKASLKTKEDQVKALLAAGRREDAMKLLFALVKACAAAHKFDHADRLYQQMMDVDALAIDLVVSAAELIEEEKNRAIDRKHLHLWKNWYNQLKQEERSAFFFATSPFSFSSGDILFRKGEMNDTLFFVDEGALNLVSVSDAGQEVVLRRVGPGSFAGEETFYKSSVCTSSLVALMPGEGRVFTRKALLSLSETLPGLGPKLRDFTISAPSEGQTVQAKGINRRSHKRIPVQGSIVFQPLGQKDTAPAQGRMADISQGGLSFYIKTANGQAVRQLLGNRLGMKFLLPHTGNPQPVVCKGEVTGVLCHMDYEYSIHVKFDRLLDAKNFT; the protein is encoded by the coding sequence ATGAAAGCAAGCCTGAAAACAAAGGAAGATCAGGTCAAGGCACTTCTTGCCGCAGGCCGCAGGGAAGATGCCATGAAACTTCTCTTCGCCCTGGTAAAAGCCTGTGCTGCGGCCCATAAGTTTGATCATGCGGATAGACTGTACCAGCAGATGATGGACGTAGATGCCCTGGCCATTGATCTGGTTGTCAGTGCCGCAGAGCTTATAGAAGAAGAAAAGAACAGGGCCATAGACAGAAAGCACCTTCACCTCTGGAAAAACTGGTATAACCAGCTCAAACAGGAAGAACGCAGCGCATTTTTCTTCGCCACAAGCCCCTTCTCCTTTTCATCCGGAGATATCCTGTTCCGGAAAGGAGAGATGAATGACACCCTGTTTTTTGTGGATGAGGGGGCACTGAATCTGGTTTCCGTCTCCGATGCGGGTCAGGAGGTCGTGCTGCGCCGGGTCGGGCCGGGAAGTTTTGCCGGTGAAGAAACCTTTTACAAAAGCAGCGTCTGCACCAGCTCCCTTGTGGCCCTGATGCCGGGTGAAGGCAGAGTATTCACAAGAAAAGCACTGCTTTCTTTAAGCGAAACCCTTCCGGGCCTTGGCCCCAAGCTGCGGGATTTCACCATTTCTGCCCCATCGGAAGGCCAGACGGTACAGGCCAAGGGCATCAACCGGAGAAGCCATAAACGCATTCCCGTTCAGGGAAGCATCGTTTTTCAGCCCCTTGGCCAGAAAGATACGGCCCCTGCCCAGGGCCGCATGGCGGACATTTCCCAGGGAGGTCTGTCCTTTTATATAAAAACCGCCAACGGTCAGGCCGTCCGCCAGCTCCTCGGAAACCGTCTGGGTATGAAATTTCTGCTGCCCCACACCGGCAATCCCCAGCCCGTCGTCTGCAAAGGAGAGGTTACCGGAGTGCTCTGCCACATGGATTACGAATATTCCATCCATGTGAAATTCGACCGCCTTCTGGATGCCAAAAATTTTACATGA
- the arsM gene encoding arsenite methyltransferase, whose protein sequence is MGKDKDTGHLIRSRYGAVAQGREEGCCGEGSACGGGLAAIEASRLGYSREDAASVPHGADLGLGCGNPLALAALRPGEVVLDLGSGAGFDAFLAAERVGETGFVIGVDMTPEMVEKARSNAEKAGKDHVSFRLGEIEHLPVADASVNVIISNCVLNLSSRKGQVLKEAFRVLRSGGRLAISDVVQVKAFTSAMEEHPDALCA, encoded by the coding sequence ATGGGAAAGGATAAGGATACAGGTCATCTGATCCGCAGCCGTTATGGTGCTGTGGCGCAGGGCAGGGAAGAAGGGTGTTGCGGGGAAGGCAGTGCCTGTGGAGGTGGTCTGGCGGCCATTGAGGCTTCCCGGCTTGGTTACAGCAGAGAAGATGCCGCATCGGTTCCCCATGGAGCCGATCTGGGCCTTGGATGCGGTAATCCTCTTGCTCTGGCCGCACTCAGGCCGGGGGAAGTGGTGCTGGATCTGGGGAGTGGAGCAGGGTTTGACGCCTTTCTTGCGGCAGAACGTGTGGGCGAAACGGGTTTTGTCATTGGTGTGGACATGACTCCGGAGATGGTGGAAAAGGCCAGATCCAATGCAGAAAAAGCCGGGAAAGACCATGTTTCTTTTCGTCTGGGTGAAATTGAACATCTGCCCGTGGCTGATGCTTCGGTGAATGTGATCATATCCAATTGTGTGCTTAATCTTTCTTCACGCAAGGGGCAGGTTCTGAAGGAGGCCTTTCGGGTTCTGCGTTCTGGAGGGCGGCTTGCCATTTCCGATGTGGTGCAGGTGAAAGCTTTCACGTCGGCCATGGAAGAGCATCCCGATGCCCTCTGCGCCTGA